The following is a genomic window from Acidobacteriota bacterium.
GCCGGAATCCGCAGCGGTGTTCGACGCGGCGATGACCTCGATCAGCACGTTCGAGTCGAAGGCGGTGGTCGCCGCCTACGACTTTTCCGGGATCGACACTCTGGTCGACGTCGCCGGCGGACACGGCCTCATGAGCGTGACCATTCTCAAGGCGAACAAGAGGATGCGCGGCATCCTCTTCGACCTTCCGCACGTGGCCGCCGGGGCCACCGCGCTGCTCCGGAGCGGAGGCGTGGCCGACCGTTGCCGAATCGTCAGCGGCGACTTCTTCGCGTCCGTTCCGGAGGGAGGCGATGCCTGCGTGATGAAGCACATCATCCACGACTGGGATGACGAGAGGGCGATTCAGATCCTCCGAAATTGCCACCGCGCGCTGCGGCCCGGCGGGAAGGTGCTCATCGTCGACGCGGTCATCCCGCCCGGCAACAGGGCGCACTTCGGCAAGCTTCTGGATCTCGAGATGCTGGTGCTCACGCCGCGTGGCCGGGAGCGCACCCGGTCGGAGTTCCGGGAGCTGCTGAAGCGATCCGGGTTCAGGCTTCGGCGCGTCGTTCCCACGGAGACCCACCTCTCGGTCGTCGAGGGCGTGAGGGCTTGAGGGCTCGCGGCCGGGCGATGTGAGCGCGAGCCACAGCGCCACGCGGCTCCGGCACGATCTGCGACGATCAAGGGTGGCATGAGGACATCGCTGATCATCATCGCGCTGGCGTTGCTGGCGTTGCTCGCGGGCTTCGTCGCGATCGGATTGCGACCGGACGGGCGGGTCGCGGCGATCAATTCAGCGACCTCCCGAAGCCCGTCGTTCGAGGTGCGCGTCGTGAAGCCTCTCTCCGCCCGGCCCCTCTTCGGGCTTTTCGGGCTCCTCCCGACCGATGATCTGAGGTTCGGCCACGAGAGCCGTGGCGCCTCGATTGGACGCGTCGCGCACGACCGCCTCGAGCTCAGCGCCGACGGGTGGGATCTCGCAATCGAGATCGACGGCGACGGGCGGCTCGCTCCTGGGACGCGCCTCGTGTTCCCGCTGGAGCTCGGGGGCAGGCAGGTGACGCTGCGCTGCCGACCCGCGGATCGTGCCAACGGCTATCTTCGCACCACCACGCGGGCAGGCGCGGACGAGCTCGGCGGCAGCTTCCTCGTCAAGCTCGCCACCTGCGAGAATGTCGTGTCGGGGAAGGCCCTCGAGTGGCCGCCAGCACCGCTCACCGTCGTCGGTAGCTTCGACCGGCTCCCGCATCACGCCGGCTGAGCGACCTGCGAGAGCGTCAGGAGGACTCGGATTGAGCATGGTCATGGAAGTCGGACAGGTGGAGGCGATCTTCAGGTATCCCGTGAAGTCCATGGGCGGCGAACGTCTCGA
Proteins encoded in this region:
- a CDS encoding methyltransferase, with protein sequence PESAAVFDAAMTSISTFESKAVVAAYDFSGIDTLVDVAGGHGLMSVTILKANKRMRGILFDLPHVAAGATALLRSGGVADRCRIVSGDFFASVPEGGDACVMKHIIHDWDDERAIQILRNCHRALRPGGKVLIVDAVIPPGNRAHFGKLLDLEMLVLTPRGRERTRSEFRELLKRSGFRLRRVVPTETHLSVVEGVRA